A DNA window from Anas acuta chromosome 4, bAnaAcu1.1, whole genome shotgun sequence contains the following coding sequences:
- the HAUS3 gene encoding HAUS augmin-like complex subunit 3 isoform X2, whose product MSCGKDFVETLKKIGYPGADELNGEDFDWMFESSEDRSFLEWFCGNVNEQHVVSEKELQDFNNLLESGKPILEGNALDEVLKTCKPVDSQSQEEEKEELKKLEDELQTLQKMKNLQIHRHNKLQLMISENSSTLQALKRKEDEALKDLKDGLAVFTAANNKLDNDLLSLMDGVKKLASFFTASDSEQGAHSHPVFFSQLSLDKYLSQEEQCTAALTSYAKKHFYPGMPELFENVHEDSVQLRDKSKPVACDEANGAYEESHEMARLQMAYICAQHQLIQMEAKEESMNSAIRCAESMLKTLKNEGVGKQENLEAKISTLKGEIATIRQHIAQLNNEELPSLLKEHAQLWTVPVVKADLDREIARQDCFISKQDEICSHLLRQKASFELIQLAYEIELKKQKDVHRQLDNLLESLKQSSNELQQRLEVLSELSQPAQPRNTIGPKDDFSRRAPWKLLQKCRCRELLRSDFPDGICGLISLAGKNPHVVKERNYSRNI is encoded by the exons ATGAGCTGTGGAAAGGACTTTGTGGAAACTCTTAAGAAAATTGGATATCCAGGAGCTGATGAGCTTAATGGAGAAGACTTTGACTGGATGTTTGAGTCTTCGGAAGACAGATCATTTCTGGAGTGGTTTTGTGGAAATGTAAATGAGCAGCACGTTGTATCTGAAAAAGAACTGCAAGATTTTAATAATCTTCTTGAGTCTGGTAAGCCCATTTTAGAAGGAAATGCACTAGATGAAGTCCTTAAAACCTGTAAGCCTGTGGATTCAcagagccaggaggaggagaaggaggaacttaAGAAATTAGAGGATGAGCTTCAAACTcttcagaagatgaaaaatcTTCAAATTCATCGGCATAATAAGCTTCAGCTGAtgatttctgaaaacagcagtaCGTTACaggcattaaaaagaaaagaggatgaAGCACTTAAAGATCTGAAAGACGGGCTGGCAGTGTTTACTGCAGCAAATAATAAGCTTGACAATGATCTGCTTTCTCTTATGGATGGAGTTAAGAAATTGGCATCTTTCTTCACTGCTTCTGATTCAGAACAAGGGGCACATTCAcaccctgtgtttttttcccagctgtccTTGGACAAGTATTTGTCTCAGGAAGAACAGTGCACTGCAGCGCTCACCTCATAtgctaaaaagcatttttatccAGGTATGCCTGAACTGTTTGAAAATGTGCATGAAGACAGCGTTCAGCTCAGGGATAAGAGCAAACCAGTCGCTTGTGATGAGGCTAATGGAGCTTATGAGGAGAGTCATGAGATGGCCAGGCTCCAGATGGCATATATTTGTGCTCAGCATCAGCTAATTCAAATGGAAGCTAAAGAAGAAAGCATGAATTCAGCTATACGGTGTGCAGAGAGCATGCTGAAGACGTTAAAGAACGAG GGTgttggaaaacaagaaaaccttgAGGCCAAAATATCTACTTTAAAAGGTGAAATTGCAACAATTAGGCAACATATAGCTCAGCTAAACAATGAAGAGCTGCCTTCTCTTTTGAAAGAGCATGCACAACTGTGGACTGTGCCGGTGGTGAAAGCAGACCTGGATCGTGAGATTGCTCGGCAggactgttttatttctaaacaagATGAAATCTGCAGCCATTTGCTAAGACAGAAAGCATCATTTGAACTTATTCAGCTAGCCTATGAAATTGagttgaagaaacagaaagacgTGCACCGTCAACTTGACAATTTGCTAGAATCTCTGAAACAGAGCAGTAACGAGTTGCAACAGAGACTGGAGGTGTTATCGGAGCTCTCTCAACCTGCCCAACCGAGAAACACTATCGGTCCAAAGGATGACTTCTCTCGTAG GGCTCCTTGGAAGTTACTCCAGAAGTGTAGATGCAGAGAGCTGCTAAGAAGTGATTTCCCAGATGGTATCTGTGGCCTCATCAGCTTAGCTGGCAAAAACCCCCATGTGGTAAAGGAGAGGAACTACTCCAGAAACATCTGA
- the HAUS3 gene encoding HAUS augmin-like complex subunit 3 isoform X1 codes for MSCGKDFVETLKKIGYPGADELNGEDFDWMFESSEDRSFLEWFCGNVNEQHVVSEKELQDFNNLLESGKPILEGNALDEVLKTCKPVDSQSQEEEKEELKKLEDELQTLQKMKNLQIHRHNKLQLMISENSSTLQALKRKEDEALKDLKDGLAVFTAANNKLDNDLLSLMDGVKKLASFFTASDSEQGAHSHPVFFSQLSLDKYLSQEEQCTAALTSYAKKHFYPGMPELFENVHEDSVQLRDKSKPVACDEANGAYEESHEMARLQMAYICAQHQLIQMEAKEESMNSAIRCAESMLKTLKNEGVGKQENLEAKISTLKGEIATIRQHIAQLNNEELPSLLKEHAQLWTVPVVKADLDREIARQDCFISKQDEICSHLLRQKASFELIQLAYEIELKKQKDVHRQLDNLLESLKQSSNELQQRLEVLSELSQPAQPRNTIGPKDDFSRRLYQLLEGEDKKQLFKTYKNLQQMAQKLMQDCAAAQDQLAVSSQEQSLMLSKLDSDVNALHDALFCGGNQLLFSSRELTEQFNQLEDDLNKLNQLIMDLIADLKSKRNFLESNKLHQMERNLYVYFFKDEDHLKELVEKLEWQSEAKASGLGNQNFTTGEVLNV; via the exons ATGAGCTGTGGAAAGGACTTTGTGGAAACTCTTAAGAAAATTGGATATCCAGGAGCTGATGAGCTTAATGGAGAAGACTTTGACTGGATGTTTGAGTCTTCGGAAGACAGATCATTTCTGGAGTGGTTTTGTGGAAATGTAAATGAGCAGCACGTTGTATCTGAAAAAGAACTGCAAGATTTTAATAATCTTCTTGAGTCTGGTAAGCCCATTTTAGAAGGAAATGCACTAGATGAAGTCCTTAAAACCTGTAAGCCTGTGGATTCAcagagccaggaggaggagaaggaggaacttaAGAAATTAGAGGATGAGCTTCAAACTcttcagaagatgaaaaatcTTCAAATTCATCGGCATAATAAGCTTCAGCTGAtgatttctgaaaacagcagtaCGTTACaggcattaaaaagaaaagaggatgaAGCACTTAAAGATCTGAAAGACGGGCTGGCAGTGTTTACTGCAGCAAATAATAAGCTTGACAATGATCTGCTTTCTCTTATGGATGGAGTTAAGAAATTGGCATCTTTCTTCACTGCTTCTGATTCAGAACAAGGGGCACATTCAcaccctgtgtttttttcccagctgtccTTGGACAAGTATTTGTCTCAGGAAGAACAGTGCACTGCAGCGCTCACCTCATAtgctaaaaagcatttttatccAGGTATGCCTGAACTGTTTGAAAATGTGCATGAAGACAGCGTTCAGCTCAGGGATAAGAGCAAACCAGTCGCTTGTGATGAGGCTAATGGAGCTTATGAGGAGAGTCATGAGATGGCCAGGCTCCAGATGGCATATATTTGTGCTCAGCATCAGCTAATTCAAATGGAAGCTAAAGAAGAAAGCATGAATTCAGCTATACGGTGTGCAGAGAGCATGCTGAAGACGTTAAAGAACGAG GGTgttggaaaacaagaaaaccttgAGGCCAAAATATCTACTTTAAAAGGTGAAATTGCAACAATTAGGCAACATATAGCTCAGCTAAACAATGAAGAGCTGCCTTCTCTTTTGAAAGAGCATGCACAACTGTGGACTGTGCCGGTGGTGAAAGCAGACCTGGATCGTGAGATTGCTCGGCAggactgttttatttctaaacaagATGAAATCTGCAGCCATTTGCTAAGACAGAAAGCATCATTTGAACTTATTCAGCTAGCCTATGAAATTGagttgaagaaacagaaagacgTGCACCGTCAACTTGACAATTTGCTAGAATCTCTGAAACAGAGCAGTAACGAGTTGCAACAGAGACTGGAGGTGTTATCGGAGCTCTCTCAACCTGCCCAACCGAGAAACACTATCGGTCCAAAGGATGACTTCTCTCGTAG GCTATACCAGCTTCTGGAAGGAGAAGATAAAAAGCAATTgtttaaaacatacaaaaaccTGCAGCAGATGGCTCAGAAGTTGATGCAGGATTGTGCTGCAGCACAAGACCAGCTAGCAGTGTCTTCTCAAGAACAGTCTCTCATGTTGTCCAAACTAGATAGTGATGTAAATGCCCTTCATGATGCTCTCTTTTGTGGAGGAAATCAGCTACTATTCAGTAGCCGG gaaCTTACTGAACAGTTTAATCAACTGGAGGATGATTTAAATAAACTAAATCAATTAATTATGGATCTTATTGCTGATTTGAAGTCAAAGAGAAACTTCTTAGAGTCCAATAAGTTGCATCAGATGGAAAGAAActtgtatgtgtattttttcaaaGATGAAGATCACTTGAAAGAGTTGGTGGAGAAGCTCGAGTGGCAGTCGGAGGCTAAAGCCAGTGGCCTGGGAAATCAGAATTTCACCACTGGTGAAGTGCTTAATGTTTAA